The nucleotide window CGGCGATCGGCTCGTGGGCCAGCGCGGTGGGCTCGCCGGTGACGGCCTGGCCCTCGGCTCGGAGGAACACCGACCGACCTCGAACAGCGCCACGTCGGGCAGGCCGAAGCTGACGTTGCGCGCGACCGCCGCGAGCAGGTTGGGCACCAGCGAGGTGCGCATGATCGCTTGATCGGCCGACATCGGGTTGCACACGGCGATCGGCTGGGCCACGACGATCGTCGGCCGGCAGCCCGAGGCCGTCGAGCCGGGCCCGGGCCTGGAAGCCGAAGGTGATGGCCTCGGTCAGCCCGGCGCCGGCGAGCGCGTGGCGCGCGATCGGCGGTGGTCGCGACCAGCGGCGCGGCGCCACGTCAGCGCCGGCAAGGTCGCCGGTACGTGGCCGTAGCCGACCACCCGCAGCACGTCCTCGATCAGATCGACCTCGCGCGTCAGATCCGCGCGCGCGCTGGGCGGGGTCACCAGCCAGCGGCCGTCGCCGTCGGCGGTGGCGACGCAGCCGAGCCGCGCCAGCGCGTCCTCGCACGAGGCGGTGGTGAGCGCGGTGCCGGTCAGCACCTGCGCGCGGGCCAGGCGCAGCGGCACCGGCGGGCGCGCCGGCGGACGACGATCGTGATCGACCTCGCCCAGCGCGATGCGGCCGCCGCCGAGCTGCGCCAGGAGCACCGCGGCCCGCGCCGCCGCGCGGCCAGCCAGCGCCGGATCGACGCCGCGCTCGAACCGCTGCGACGCCTCCGACAGCAGGTTCAGGCGCCGCGCGGTGCGGCGGATCGCCTTCTGATCGAAGCTGGCGCTCTCGAGCAAGATGCGCGAGGTGCCGGCGGTGACCTCGGTGGTGCGCCCGCCCATCACGCCGGCCAGGGCCACCGGCCCCGCGCCGTCGGTGATCACCAGATCGCCCTCGACCAGCGCGCGGTCGTTGCCGTCGAGCGTGGTCAGGCGCTCGCCGGCGTGGGCGCGCCGGACGCCGATCCGCGGCGGCGCCGCGAGCGTGTGCCAGTCGAACGCGTGCAGCGGCTGGCCCAGCTCGAACAGCACGTAGTTGGTGACGTCGACCAGGTTCGAGATCGGGCGCACGCCGACCGCGCGCAGCCGGGCCGCGAACCGACGCGGCGACGGCGCGACGGTCACGCCGTCGACGATCCGCGCCACGTACCGCGGGCACGCCCCGGCGTCGTCGATCGCCAGCTCGATGAGATCGGCGGCGCGCACGTCGCTGGCCAGGGCGGCCAGCTCGGCCGACAGGTCGCGCACGCGCAGGCGCCCGCCGACGAGCGCGGCGAGCTCCCGGGCCAGGCCCTCGTGGCCCAGGCAGTCGCCGCGGTTGGCCGGCACGTTGACGTCGAGCAGCCAGTCGTCGACGCCCAGCGCCTGCTG belongs to Myxococcales bacterium and includes:
- the pheT gene encoding phenylalanine--tRNA ligase subunit beta is translated as MKVLWSWLLELCDLPTTPTVEEGARALTAGGLEIEGLTDLGCGFTGVVVAQVVAKRPHPQSTGLTLVDVIVAPDGPGDPGGVRRAHVPEPGRKVLWAPPGATLPGGMTLATKAVKGVDSPGMLCAEDELGLGDDHDGIIVLAADDATPLGAPAQQALGVDDWLLDVNVPANRGDCLGHEGLARELAALVGGRLRVRDLSAELAALASDVRAADLIELAIDDAGACPRYVARIVDGVTVAPSPRRFAARLRAVGVRPISNLVDVTNYVLFELGQPLHAFDWHTLAAPPRIGVRRAHAGERLTTLDGNDRALVEGDLVITDGAGPVALAGVMGGRTTEVTAGTSRILLESASFDQKAIRRTARRLNLLSEASQRFERGVDPALAGRAAARAAVLLAQLGGGRIALGEVDHDRRPPARPPVPLRLARAQVLTGTALTTASCEDALARLGCVATADGDGRWLVTPPSARADLTREVDLIEDVLRVVGYGHVPATLPALTWRRAAGRDHRRSRATRSPAPG